One genomic region from Ovis canadensis isolate MfBH-ARS-UI-01 breed Bighorn chromosome 24, ARS-UI_OviCan_v2, whole genome shotgun sequence encodes:
- the HIRIP3 gene encoding HIRA-interacting protein 3 encodes MPGRKKAGAANIRWSKMARENEMQEFTRSFFQGHPDLSTLTHSIVRRRFLAHAGRDHLEPEEKQALKRLVEEELLKMQVDEASAKEERLRVGKKAKRSSAPCRYPERKRFRFNSESEPSSAAPSPDRLSPSAKNGMAADVTPTKDESPNQASKKATESSDEEQQRDLNAKIRLEKEVVKESSEEEEEGSARKRKVWKEESSEEEEKESKGRTRKKPGTKTKQAPGKASGSRKQAREESEDSEEEPAQGPGKKGAKSHQESAKESEEETLTKKKENREEEEDWKPTAQSSGGKRSVREERSCKQKSRAARLLGDQGEREEQKEKAAASSGDSSEEDEEPLVQRKRKDRTQGKGGKRQSGSSKEDGEDSPRKVKRTTGKTAKEGSISGEASDSEKEVSNSEAEGSPKKERKNRSSKKSSKKGRTRSSSSSSMDGSPERKGRKAGSGRSGEDHPAVRRLKRYIRACGAHRNYKKLLGSCRSHKERLSVLRAELEALGMKGNPSLEKCRALKEQREEAAEVASLDINNIISNSDRPRRRTAWNPSGEAAPPGELYCRTLDSDEERPRPPPPDWSRLRGIISSDGESN; translated from the exons ATGCCGGGAAGAAAAAAGGCGGGAGCCGCCAATATCAGGTGGAGCAAAATGGCGCGGGAGAATGAGATGCAGGAGTTCACCCGTAGCTTCTTCCAAGGCCACCCGGACCTCAG CACGCTTACGCACTCCATTGTGCGGCGGCGATTCTTGGCTCACGCGGGCCGCGACCACCTGGAACCTGAGGAGAAGCAGGCACTGAAGCGGCTGGTGGAGGAGGAGCTGCTGAAGATGCAG GTGGATGAAGCGAGTGCGAAAGAAGAGAGGCTCCGCGTTGGCAAAAAGGCGAAGAGGTCTTCCGCCCCTTGCCGTTACCCAGAGAGAAAAAGGTTCCGTTTCAATTCAGAGTCAG AGCCCAGCTCTGCAGCCCCCAGTCCAGACCGCCTCAGCCCCTCAGCAAAGAATGGGATGGCAGCAGATGTCACTCCAACCAAGGATGAGAGTCCAAATCAGGCCTCAAAGAAAGCAACTGAGAGCAGTGATGAGGAACAGCAGAGGGACCTGAATGCAAAGATCAGATTAGagaaggaggtggtgaaggagagcagtgaggaggaggaagagggctctgccagaaagagaaaggtctGGAAAGAAGAGAGcagtgaggaggaggaaaaggagtccaaGGGCAGGACTAGGAAGAAGCCTGGGACAAAGACCAAGCAGGCACCAGGCAAGGCCTCAGGCAGTAGGAAGCAGGCTAGGGAGGAGAGTGAGGACAGCGAGGAGGAACCTGCCCAGGGGCCGGGAAAGAAAGGCGCtaagagccaccaggaaagtgcaaAGGAGAGTGAGGAGGAGACCCTAaccaagaagaaagagaacagagaggaagaagaggactGGAAACCCACAGCCCAGAGCAGTGGAGGGAAAAGATCAGTTCGGGAGGAGAGGAGCTGTAAGCAGAAAAGCAGGGCAGCACGACTGCTGGGAGaccagggggagagagaggaacagaaggaaaaagcCGCAGCAAGCAGTGGTGATAGCAGTGAGGAAGATGAAGAGCCCCTAGTACAGAGGAAGCGCAAAGACAGGACCCAGGGAAAGGGTGGGAAAAGGCAGAGTGGAAGCAGCAAGGAGGATGGAGAAGACAGCCCGAGGAAGGTGAAACGAACTACTGGCAAGACAGCCAAAGAGGGCAGCATCAGTGGTGAGGCAAGCGACTCGGAGAAGGAAGTGAGTAATAGCGAGGCAGAGGGGAGCCccaagaaggagaggaagaaccGCTCTTCCAAGAAGAGCTCCAAGAAAGGCAGGACACGaagttcctcctcctcttccatgGATGGCAGTCCAGAACGTAAAGGCAGGAAG GCTGGCTCTGGTCGCTCTGGTGAGGACCACCCCGCTGTGAGGAGGCTCAAGCGCTACATCCGGGCCTGTGGCGCCCATCGAAACTACAAGAAGCTGCTGGGTTCCTGCCGCTCACACAAGGAACGCCTGAGTGTTCTCCGGGCGGAGCTGGAAGCCCTGGGCATGAAGG GTAACCCTTCCTTAGAGAAGTGTCGAGCTCTGAAGGAGCAGCGGGAAGAGGCAGCCGAGGTGGCCTCTTTGGACATTAACAACATTATCAGCAATTCAG ACAGGCCACGCAGACGCACAGCCTGGAACCCTTCAGGAGAAGCAGCCCCACCAGGGGAGCTATACTGCAGGACCCTGGACTCAGACGAAGagcggccccgccccccgcccccagactGGTCACGTCTGCGGGGCATCATCAGCAGTGATGGCGAGAGCAACTGA